Within Salvia splendens isolate huo1 chromosome 21, SspV2, whole genome shotgun sequence, the genomic segment TTACTTCTCaccattattattataatatccCATTTTAATAATAGTATGCAAAAGTTATTAATCCAACAACCCTTTTTATTCggtcaactattttttttttaaatagtatCCACCGATCCCCTATTCAATATTtcatatttccattttgggatgCAGTCTATTAAATGTctcaattaaatttttaatatttttgataaatataGATCTTACATTTtacatatttataaaattaatacataaaaaaacAGGATTAacattttacttatttttttcattcatttttttatatttcttaaaatttatgtcTAATCAAAATGAATTCAGCAAAAATGGTTTTACCTACGCATACacaaataaagtaaatggttaATTTTGACTCATTGTACATTTGTTTGTAgtgattattaaaaatatttcagTAGACAATTTTCATTTAGTACCCTTCATTTAGCATTtgagaataaaatatattaaaagaaattTCCGACAAATACTGGTATTTCTATATATGTATGAGGTGTAATATAAAATACATGTTCTTTAGGTAGCATCTCAGAAACATGGACTgggtattttatttataaaaatgaaataataggTACTCAATTCATCCCGCGATGGTTTAGTCGTTTTCTTTTCTCAGTTATTCCAATGTAGTTATATCATTTCAATTTTGGAcaaaattttattctctatcctagtttattctttctttttgttacttactttattctatttctAACTTATATCTAAATTCACCCACAATTCATCACTAAAATTCATTCATTCACTGCATTGTTCATGTGTCTCACACCATTTTTTTTTACCTTATTCCTTACTTTAAAAGCAACAACCACATCTCAACATATCTTTCCttaaaattttctatttattttttatttttagaaaatctaattatattcatttttaattttaagtgtGAGTAAATTATTATTCTAATTAAATTCTCATCTGCTGGTGTTGTAAATGCCATAAACACTGATCATATAACATTTCTGAGTTCACGCATCAAATAGACCATTTCGCCTATAATAATATCTCCACAAATGTACTGAAATAAAACAACCTGAATGTCAATTCACAAAGGAGACAGCATGATTGAATGTAGTACTTTCCCCTCATTATATTATGTGCAATCATAAATGGCTCATTACAGAGTATTTTGGTTTTCAGTTAGCAAGTTTTGGTGAACCATTATTGTCCCCTCCCTCCTGATTCTTTATTGTTCTTCCCACATGGTCCCTTCTGCCCTCTTAAATCTCACTTCGATCTCCATTTCTTATTACACAATTCTCCCTTCAAACCACAACACAATGAGGGCCCGAAACCTCGATCTGCTCAATCTATGGGCTCTCGCATTGGCTCTCCTTATTCGGGCCGGATCTTTCGGGCTCAACACCGACGGCGTCCTCCTTCTCTCCTTCAAATACAGCATCACCGCCGATCCATTCCTCGCTCTGCAAGGCTGGAGTGCCGATGACGAGACGCCGTGCTCGTGGAACGGCGTCTCCTGCGGCACTCCGGGCTCCGGGGAGTCCTATTTCCGGGTCACGGGCCTCTCCCTTCCGGATTCAGGCCTCCGCGGCTCCCTCCCCGCCACAATTGGCATGATCCAACACCTCCAAAATCTCAATCTCTCCAACAATTCCATCAATGGATCCATCCCTTCCACTCTCTTCTCCGCCCCCGAGCTTCAGTTCTTCGATTTGTCCAACAATCTTCTCTCCGGCTCCCTCCCGGAGCTCGTCGGGAAGCTTCAGAATCTCCGGCTTCTGAACCTTTCCGACAACGCTCTCGTAGGGAACCTGCCGTTAAATCTGACGGCGCCTCCGAATTTAACAGCTGTTTCTCTGAAGAATAACTACTTCTTCGGCCCGATTCCGGCGAAATTCGATTCAATTCAAGTGTTAGATCTGTCTTCCAACTTGATCAACGGAACTCTACCGCCAGATTTCGGCGGCAGCCATATTTCCTACTTCAACGCTTCCTACAACAGACTCTCCGGCGAAATCCCGCAGCAATTCGCCTCCCTAATTCCGGCCAATGCGACGGTGGATCTCTCTCACAACAACTTATCCGGTCCGATTCCGGCGTCTGATCTCTTCTTCCACCAAGCCACAGATTCACTCTCCGGCAACCCTAACTTATGCGGCCAGCCACTGCAAAACACGTGTCTCGCTCCGTCTACGTCTCCGCCTCCCGCCGGAGAGGGAGTTCCGCCTTCCAATTCTCCTCCGGCGATCGCAGCCATTCCGAAAACAATAGCATCCAATCCATCAACCGGAGACCCCTCTCACGAGGATCGTTCTGGTCTCACGACCAGAACGATCCTCGCGATAGTCATCGGAGACGTCGCCGGAATCGCAATCCTCGCAATAATCTTCCTCTAcatcttcaaaagaaaaaaaattgccaAACACACAACCAAACCAGAAGAACAGACCGCGAATGAGTTCGACTGGGCGTCATCGGAGTCCACCTCAGCAAAACACAACTGTCTCGGAAAATGGACTTTCTCGAAAAAGCCACGTCACCACAACAATGCCGATGCCGATGACGATGACAGCGAATCAACCTCGAACTCCACAGAGTCCGGGAAGCAATTCGAGgataacaacaacaacaacgagGACATCGGGGCGTTGGTAACCGTAGACGGCGAGAAGGAGCTGGAGGTGGAAACGCTGCTGAAGGCGTCGGCGTACATCCTCGGCGCGTCGGGCTCAAGCATCATGTACAAGGCCGTGCTCGAGGACGGCACCACACTCGCTGTCAGGCGCGTGGGCGAAAACGGCGTCGAGCGGTTTAAAGATTTCGAGACTCAAATTCGGGTGATTGCGAAATTGGTGCACCCGAATTTGGTCCGGATCCGGGGCTTCTATTGGGGCCCCGACGAGAAGCTTGTGATCTATGATTTCCTGCCTAATGGTAGCCTCGCCAATGCCCGTTACAGTAAGTCACCCTTAATTTTACACTTGagtaaaaataaatcattttttttttcttattatagCATATGCATTGTCACAATCAAGATTCTATTATTTGGATTGATTCCATTTATCATCATTAGCTATAACGGTCCCGATGTGCTTGATTTGTCCCATTTCTTTCACAGTCGGATAGATTCCATCCCGTTTTTTATTTAGTGTCAATTTTAactttttatgtttttgtatagTTTTGTAATTTCTCAATAGGATTGATTGTTATCGAACAGGTACATTAACTTATCTTATTAGTATAtcaaaataatttcaatttctataacaaattattgaaataatggATCTGACAGTGGATCCAATAGGACTTAATAAATGTTGTAACGTAGCGTGCGAATTCATCCATTTTTCTCTTGGTGGAAAGTCAAAATCTCTGCTAACATACGCTGCTGGAAGACTGGGAGTTTAAACGGTGGAGCAGTTATAACTAGTGCAACCAACTTTTCTTCTGAAGTGAATAATTGCAATAGTGAGCAGGGTAACAATGTATGTGCATTGGGTATTAATATTAAAGTGTTGTCATGTCATCTCCAATGGAAAGTGACAAGCCCTTTTCGTTGCTAACATGCGCTTTTTGGTTGTGTGTGTGGACTTTCAGAAAAAGCTGGATGCTCGCCTTGTCCTCTACCATGGGAAATGCGGCTCAGGATAGCCAAAGGCGTGGCACGTGGGCTATCCTACATCCACGAGAAGAAGCACGTACACGGAAATCTAAAGCCCAGCAACATTCTACTGGGCCCAGACATGGAGCCCAAGATCGGAGACATGGGCCTCGAGAGGCTTCTCACGGGTGACAACGCCGGCTCGAGGGCCGGCGGGTCGGCCCGGAATTTCGGGAGCAAGAGGTCAACCGCCTCTCGCGAGAGCTTCCAAGAACTGGCTACGCCCAGCCCTACCTCGAGCGCGATAGGACTTTCGCCCTACCACGCGCCCGAGTCCCTGCGGAGCATCAAGCCGCATCCGAAGTGGGACGTGTTCTCGTTCGGCGTGGTGCTGCTAGAATTGTTGACCGGGAAAGTCATCGTATCCGATGAGACGGGACCCGGATTGGCCATCTTGTCTTCCACGTCAGCGGACAACGAGAAGGGGAAAATTTTGAGGGCGGCTGACGTGGCGATCCGGGCTGAGCTGGAGGGGAAGGAGGATGCCTTGTTGGTGTTGCTAAGATTAGGGTATAGTTGCATTTCTCCTATGCCACAAAAGAGACCTCAAATGAAAGAGGCTCTTCAAATACTTGAGAGGTTTCCAATTTGTtcattttcttgatcatgacaagTGGTGATAAATGGACCCTAATTTCTGTAGAGATTTTTGTATGAATGATTCTGACAAAACATGTTTATTTTTTGTCCCTGCATCACAAACACACAAGTTTGTCTTATAGCATTAATTAATACCCTGAACAGCTCCAAACTCCCTAGagataatttgtattttatatttagTTTTTAAAGAGTTTATAAAGTAAGAGATCATGAAAAGATTGTTTCAACTGCCACGCGCTAGCTTATAATGAATTTATATAGTTTAATGTTGTCAATTATATGACTAACCAATTAATCAAATGAATTTTTCATTTACAGTGCTTCTGTGCATGCATTTTCGtctttaaataaaatttgaggATAAACAATATTATCTCCCAAGTGGCCTAGTCCCTTCCATATCTTGTGAAGGGAAAACGTATTAGAAATATCACCCACTAAAAGAGAAAATTTATGTCGGAGAAAAGTAAAGTAGTgacaaaatacaaattaattatgaatatatGACTTGGATTCATATATTGCGTCTGCATTTGTTTGACCTATAGTTCTGAATTACACTGTCACACTAGTCTCTTATTGTTGATAAGGGAAATTAACAATACGTGTATTGCTTTTTATGTTATAGTGTTGGGGCATATCTGCAAGACTAAAAGGATTAGAAGGATCAATTTGTAATTTTCTAGTTTGATCAAGGCATAAGCTACGGTGGAGCTGCAGCTTGATCAAAAGGAGAAGAGaccaacttgatcaaggaataAGTAGagcttgatcaaggagaaaGGAAACTAGCCATTTGATGTTAGTTCATAACGGTTGTAACCAATCAAGTAAGGGAAGCTCTTGTTCACTTGCTTAGTTTCTGATGTATAAAAATagtttctctctcttattttaatagcatgaatagagagagagaagttagTCATTCAGTTGATTTGAGCTCTTCCATTGTTGAATAAAATCTCTGATCATTTTCTTCCTGATTCATTCTTCTAAGCTTTACTCATTATCAATCTCTTGTGTAATTTGGATTTGTAACTGATTCGATTGAATTGATTGAATCCAAGATTCGGTCGTGTTGAAAGGTATATCACAAATTGGCGCCGCCTGTGGGAAACGAGAAAGGGCGACGCGATCGACGATGTCTACGGCGAAGTTTAACGTAGAGTGGTTCACCGGCGAAAATGACTTCGGTCTTTGGTGATTGAAAATGAGAGCTGTGTTGATGCAGCAAGGAGTCTGGGACTATGTGAAATCCAGGGAGTCTCGGGAGAAAGATCCGGTGAAGTTAAAAGAAATAGAGTACACAGCTCCATCTTGTTGTGCTTGAGCGATAgagtcttgagggaagttcaaaaGGAGGAGGATGTCGCGGGCGTTTGGGGGAAATTAGAAAAGATCTACATGGAGAAATCAATTTCCAATCGGCTCCACCTCAAGCAAAGACTGTTCAACTTCAAAATCTCTGATTCAAGAAATCTCGCAGATCAACTGGAGGAATTTTGAAAGTGCATTGATGATCTTGAAAGCGTGGACGACGCTATCAAGGACGAGGACAAAGCCTTGATGCTCTTGAATGCCCTACCTCAAAGTTTCAAGCAATTCAAAGACTCCATACTTCTGGGTAAGGATTCGAAGGTGACATTGGAGGAAGTATACTCTGCCTTGAAGTTGAAGGTTGCACAAAAATCCTCTAGAAAAGTTCTTGATCAAGCGGCCGAGAGCCTTAACATCAAGGCAACTGGGAAGAAGCAGTAGAAGTTCAAGAAACTTGGCTTCGACAAGTGGAAAGCAAAACCTCAAAAGGACTCAGAACAAAAGGAGTCAAGGAGCTGTCactggtgcaagaaaccaggaCACATTAAAAAGAACTGTTATGCCTGGAAAAGGAATCAAGCAGAGGCAGATAAAGAAGAGGTGACTGTAGCTTTGACAGAGGAGGTTGAAGAGGCAAGGGCCTTGAATGTTGTCAAGAATGGCCCCATCTTAAAATTGTGGATTATGGATTCAGGTTGTAGCTTCCACATGTCATCATGCCTTGAATGGTTTTCTGATATAAAAGAGTCAGATGGATCAGTCTTGTTGGGAGACGATCATGTCTGTGAGGTGAAGGGCGTAGGGAATATATGCCTCAAAATGGATGATGGATGCTTGAGAATGCTCACTGAAGTCAGATACATTCCATCCATCAAGAGAAATCTAATCTCACTTGGTTTGCTTGAGAAGAAGGGATATAGGCTGACTTTGTTTGGTGGTGATAAAGAATGGCCAAGTAATGAAGAAAGCCATCAGAAATAATGTACTATACTATCTCCAAGCAGAAGCCATAAATGGATCTGCAAATTCTGCACAACAATCCATCAAGCAGCTTGCCAAGATGGGTATGATTGAAGTCTCTAATGCTGAGATAAACAAAGATGTTGGATCCTGCGAGGATTGCATTTTAGGCTAGAGCAAGAAAATGCCATATGGAGTGGGTAAACATACATCAACAGAACCCCTCCAATATGTGCATAGTGACATATGGGGCCAACACCTGTCAGTAGcattggaggaggcaggtattttctatcatttgttgatgatttttcaacaTAGTTGTGGATTATTGTcatgaaagaaaaatcagagacaTTTAGAAGATTCCAGGAATGGTGTGTAGAGGTTGAGTTAGAAACTGGAAGATCATTGAGATGCCTCAGAACTGACAACGGATTAGAGTTTCTATCCTCTGAATTTGATGAATTCTGTAAAAGTAGAGGAATCAAAAGGCATAGGACAGTTCCTCACAaaccacaacaaaatggggttgctgagAGGGCAAATAGGACAATCCTTGAAAGAGTGAGATGTATGTTGATATCCTCTGGGATGTCATAGCCATTCTGGGCTGAGGCAGCTTCCACAACAGCTGTTCTCATAAACAAGTGCTCTTCTTCTGCCATTGACAATGAGACACCTGATAGCAGATGGTATGGTTCCAGTGGGGACTACTCAAGGCTCAGACCTTTTGGATGTAGAGCCTATGCGCATATGAAGCAAGGGAAGCTAGAGCCAAGAGCCCTCAGATGTGTGATGCCAGGGTATCAAAAGGGGGTTAAAGGATACAGACTGTGGTATTATGaagaaggaaataaaaaggTGATCATCAGTAGGGATGTGGTTTTCAGGGAATCAGAAATGTCTTTTGCTAATAAAGAGGTTCAGAAGGTTCACTTTGAGGTGGAGGGAAAATATGACTGAGGGACAGAATCGTTCAGAGGGGATCACTGATCAAGAACCTGCTGATGATGCTAACAGCACCGATCCTCCACAGAGAATGATAGCCAGAGATAGATCCAGAAGGAACATTAAGCTCCCATCCAGATTCAATGATTTTGATGTGATGCATTATGCTCTGGCTGTAGCTGAAGAAATGGAGTTTCATGGGCCATCAACTTATAAGGAATCTATCAGGAGTCCAGAGAAGGACAGGTGGCTACTGGCCATGCAAGAAGAAATAGACAGTCTGTATAAAAATCAGACATGGGTTCTAGTGCTAAGGCCAAATGATCAAAAGATAGTGGGTTGTAAGTGGATTTTCAAGAAGAAAATCGAAGCATTCAACAACAATCAGATTAGATTCAAAGCTAGATTAGTAGCTAAAGGCTACACTCAGAATGAGGGAGTggattataatgaaatattcCCCCCAATTGTAAAACACAGTTCTATCAGACTTTTACTTGCTATTGTTGCACACAGAGGCTGGGAATTGCAACAACTAGATGTCAAAACAACATTTTTTCATAGAGAGCTGGAGGAAAAGATCTACATGGAGCAGCCACCTAGATTTATCAAACCAGGGGATGAAGGGAAAGTGTTCTTGTTAAAGAGAAGCCTCTATGGTCTTAAGCAGAGTTCAAGACAGTGGTATTTGAGATTCAATGAATTCATACAGAAGATAGGATTTGAAAAATCACTCTATAATCACTGTGTcttcattaaaagaaagaatgGGATTGTTGTGGCTTATCTACtcttatatgtagatgacatgctaATTTCTGCTGAGCACAAGGAAGAGGTGGAGAGTGTGAAGTCTGATTTGAGGACTGAATTTGAAATGAATGATCTGGGAGATGCAAAGAAGATCCTTGGCATGGAGATTATAAGAGATAGAGGAAAGAAAAGAATATGGCTGACACAGAAAGATTACATAAATAGTGTCCTTGAAAAGTTTCAAATGAGCTCAAGCAAGCCAATGTTTGTTCCTCTGAgtcaacagttcaagctcagtGCCAATCAGAGTCCTCAAAATGAAGATCAGAGAGAAGAAATGGATAAGATTCCTTATGCAAATATAGTGGGAAGcatcatgtacaccatggtgtgtacaaggcctTATATCAGTCATATTATAAGTGTTGCAAGTAGGTACATGGCAGACCCTGGTCTAGAACATTGGCATTCTTTGAAATTGATATTAAGATATCTAAATGGTACTCAAGGATATGAAATTCTATTTGATGGAAATGAAAAAAGGGTGGAGCAGCATCTGATGGGGTTTTGTGATTCTGACTTTGCGACTATTGTTGACACAAGGAAATCACAATCTGgatatgtgttttgtttgtatGGGTCTGCAGTGAGCTGGAAGTCAAGCCTCCAGTCAGTAGTGGCACTCTCAACaaccgaagccgagtatataTCCTTAACCGAAGCAGTGAATGAAAGTCTATGGTTGAGAGGAATATGCTCTGATTTTGGAGTTGCCCAGGATGCACTAACTGTGTTATGTGACTCAAACAATGCAATATGTCTGTCAAAACATCAAACCTTCCATGAAAGAAGTAAGCATGTGGATGTCAAGCTACATTTTATAAGAGATGAAGTGGATAAGGGTTTTGTGAAGATTGAAAAGGTTGCAACAGAAGAGAATGCATTTGATATGCTCACAAAAATTCTGCCTGGATCAAAGGTGAAATATTGCATGGAATTGGTGAATCTGATTCAGCTATGATGGAGGAAAGGAAACAAGGATGATCGGGAACTTGTCTAGATATGtctcaaggtggagatttgttatagTGTTGGGGCATATCTGCAAGACTAAAAGGATTAGAAGGATCAATTTGTAATTTTCTAGTTTGATCAAGGCATAAGCTACGGTGGAGCTGCAGCTTGATCAAAAGGAGAAGAGACCAACTTGATCAAAGAATAAGTAGagcttgatcaaggagaaaGGAAACTAGTCGTTTGATGTTAGTTCATAACGGTTGTAACCAATCAAGAAAGGGAAGCTCTTGTTCACTTGCTTAGTTTCTGATGTATAAAAATAGTTTCTCTCCCTTATTTGAATAGCATGAATCGAGAGAGAGAAGTTAGTCATTCAGTTGATTTGAGCTCTTCCATTGTTGAATAAAATCTCTGATCATTTTCTTCCTGATTCATTCTTCTAAGTTTTACTCATTATCAACCTCTTGTGTAATTTGGATTTGTAATTGATTCAATTGAATTGATTGAATCCAAGATTCGGTCATGTTGAAAGGTatatcacattttatttaatattaaaacgATTAATGACCTCACACATTAAATACAAAGATGGAATGGATAGATTCTAGGGATCTTAGATTCTTAATTTAGGGCATGCACAACACATTCGGATTCTGGATTAACAGAGTTGTTGGACGAAAGCGAGGTGTTGTTGCATCAAATGCAGGAGCGGAAGCAGAAAATAATATTGATAGGGGTTATGCTTcgtaaattttgttttaaagtatTTTTGGACAATTTGGATGATTGATAGAGGCTTTACATACTAATTTATGTTAAATTTGGACAAATATGACACTGCGCACACACACGGCACTACACACATGGCATCATCAGACGGTCTTTGCAGCTACATTGCTGGCCGCAAGTTTCAATTATCTGATAATTACATGCAAAATATTTATTCcgcttataaaaaaaatattttctttttatttttggtatgctCATCAAAATTAATTACTACATTTCTATTTGATGCAAATATTTAcaccattttttctttttctctattATACTACACCTACACCAACACCAATTACACATACTGGATTTTCCATAAACGGGACTATGAGTAGATAGTGGGAGTATAGTATATAGATATAacttttaaattatgaatcaaaATCGATCAATGACCTCATAAAGTTTCTTTCAAAAATTACATGTTTATTCACGAAATTATCTAGACTAGAACGCATTTAGACACACATCATATCTGAACAAAGGATCCTAGGCATACACCTACAATCATATGGATGCATTTTACTACTGCATATCTTCTTTTTTTAGATGAATGCTTGTTACTCTCGTCACTCCACCAGATGATTTGAACCTCGAATCTTTCAGTCTATTATCATTACTCCAGGTTTGAATACAGTGTGGACAATATTAATTCTAACAAATTCTAGAGGACATATCACAAAGAAACAGAGGGGAGCAATTTTAGAAATTCCAATATGAGAATTTCGATATCTATATAATATTTTAACTCTTATGATCTGATTATTCTTCTATATTAGTATTTATGTAGTGCTGATGGACTTGGCTGGGGATTAAAAGGAGATTTGGATAAGTCTTATCATTTATCTCTTTGGATCGATAACCATACCCATCTCACTACTACTCCATATAAATAAGCGAAACATGATTAGACCACAATCCTGAACCGaataaaaaattttgaattttaaaactCCCACCTTTGGAGTTTTTGGAAATGATCATTGGGATATTTTCTCTTTCAAACCTCAAGTAAGAGAATTAGTTAGAAAATCAGTTAGAAAATTTAAGGTTGCAAGCATTCATCTAGATATCTGATCTGTATGAGCATGCTTAGAATTGCTATATCAGAACAATTTGTCTGTCAATTTACAttataatagtataattttttctacATTGAACTATATGAACTTTTGGAAATCATTCTATGTATTCTCCGATAAAGAATCTTCAATGCATCCCCAACAAACTAAACACGAGTTAGAGAAATGCAGCCAATTTGCCTAATAAAACCTTTAAGAGTGAAtgttttttaccttttttatttGAACGTTTATTTGTATACTAACATCACTAatcaaaataacaacaatttcaCTATTATAAAGTAAATCTTAGCTCCGTCACAATATGACACGTGCATACA encodes:
- the LOC121783829 gene encoding probable LRR receptor-like serine/threonine-protein kinase At4g37250 — protein: MVPSALLNLTSISISYYTILPSNHNTMRARNLDLLNLWALALALLIRAGSFGLNTDGVLLLSFKYSITADPFLALQGWSADDETPCSWNGVSCGTPGSGESYFRVTGLSLPDSGLRGSLPATIGMIQHLQNLNLSNNSINGSIPSTLFSAPELQFFDLSNNLLSGSLPELVGKLQNLRLLNLSDNALVGNLPLNLTAPPNLTAVSLKNNYFFGPIPAKFDSIQVLDLSSNLINGTLPPDFGGSHISYFNASYNRLSGEIPQQFASLIPANATVDLSHNNLSGPIPASDLFFHQATDSLSGNPNLCGQPLQNTCLAPSTSPPPAGEGVPPSNSPPAIAAIPKTIASNPSTGDPSHEDRSGLTTRTILAIVIGDVAGIAILAIIFLYIFKRKKIAKHTTKPEEQTANEFDWASSESTSAKHNCLGKWTFSKKPRHHNNADADDDDSESTSNSTESGKQFEDNNNNNEDIGALVTVDGEKELEVETLLKASAYILGASGSSIMYKAVLEDGTTLAVRRVGENGVERFKDFETQIRVIAKLVHPNLVRIRGFYWGPDEKLVIYDFLPNGSLANARYKKAGCSPCPLPWEMRLRIAKGVARGLSYIHEKKHVHGNLKPSNILLGPDMEPKIGDMGLERLLTGDNAGSRAGGSARNFGSKRSTASRESFQELATPSPTSSAIGLSPYHAPESLRSIKPHPKWDVFSFGVVLLELLTGKVIVSDETGPGLAILSSTSADNEKGKILRAADVAIRAELEGKEDALLVLLRLGYSCISPMPQKRPQMKEALQILERFPICSFS